In Thermodesulfobacteriota bacterium, a single genomic region encodes these proteins:
- a CDS encoding RHS repeat-associated core domain-containing protein: protein LRFGYRDYDPDIGRWTAKDPILFAGGDTDLYGYVLNDPVNAVDPWGLWAVWGGTTGVASWGPWGGNAGSGIAYDSGSGMGGYTTTGTTTGAGASIGYEAGFYTGSMSGKTEIATLGLGPLSVGFVTNDGGSWEWGFVFGWAKGAPVEGTISNNNTIFYPIFDGETNPCP from the coding sequence TCTCAGATTCGGTTACAGAGACTATGATCCTGATATCGGAAGATGGACGGCAAAAGATCCCATTCTGTTTGCCGGTGGAGATACCGATCTTTATGGATATGTCCTAAATGATCCGGTTAATGCAGTTGATCCGTGGGGATTATGGGCAGTTTGGGGTGGAACAACCGGTGTTGCTTCATGGGGCCCCTGGGGAGGGAATGCCGGAAGTGGTATTGCATATGATTCTGGTTCTGGAATGGGTGGTTACACAACGACAGGAACTACAACAGGTGCTGGAGCCTCCATAGGTTATGAAGCCGGGTTCTACACTGGCTCTATGAGTGGAAAAACTGAGATTGCGACATTAGGACTTGGTCCACTTTCAGTAGGTTTTGTAACGAATGATGGTGGAAGTTGGGAATGGGGATTTGTGTTTGGCTGGGCTAAAGGGGCCCCGGTTGAAGGAACTATTTCAAATAATAATACAATTTTTTATCCAATATTTGATGGTGAGACGAATCCTTGTCCGTGA